From the Streptomyces sp. NBC_00390 genome, the window AGGCGCTCAGGAGTACGGGTAGAAACCGGATCCCGTCTTGCGGCCGAGCCGGCCCGCGTCCACCATCCGCTGGAGCAGCGGGGGAGCGGCGTACAGCGGCTCCTTGAACTCGGCGTACATCGAGTCGGCGACCGAGGCCACCGTGTCCAGGCCGATCAGGTCGGAGAGCTTCAGCGGACCCATCGGGTGGGCGCAGCCCATCTCCATGCCGTTGTCGATGTCCTCACGGCTGGCGATGCCCGACTCGAACATCCGGATCGCGGAGAGCAGATACGGGATGAGCAGCGCGTTGACCACGAAGCCCGAGCGGTCCTGGGCGCGGATCGGGTGCTTGTCGAGCACGCGCTGCACGACGGCCTCGGACCGCTTGACGGTCTCCTCGGACGTGGTCAGCGCCGGGATCAGCTCCACCAGCTTCTGGACCGGTGCCGGATTGAAGAAATGGATGCCGATGACCTGGTCGGGGCGCGAGGTCGCGACGGCGAGCTTCACCAGCGGGATCGAGGAGGTGTTGGAGGCGAGGATCGCGTCCTGGCGGGTCACCACCTGGTCGAGGATCTGGAAGATCTCCGTCTTGACCTGCTCGTTCTCCACGACGGCCTCGATGACGAGATCGCGGTCGGCGAACTCCCCGAGGTCGGTGGTGAAGGTGAGGCGCTCCAGGGTCGCGTCGCGCTCCGCCTCGGTGATCTTGCCGCGCTCGGCGGCCTTGGACAGGGAGTTGTGCAGGCGGGTACGCCCGATCTCCAGGGCCTCGCCCGTGGTCTCGGCGACCTTCACCTCGAGGCCGCTTCTGGCACACACCTCCGCGATGCCCGCGCCCATCTGGCCGCAGCCCACCACTCCGACGCGTGCAATGTCGGCCATTGAGTCCGTCACCTCGTGCCTTTCGCTGATACTCGTGCGGCGGGGTCCCGTATGGTTCCGGTGCCCGCCCCGACCCCATGACGTTACTCCGGGAGTATGCGTGTCCGGCCGCCAGGGCCGGGCATGCTGCTTGAATACGGAGAGTCACGACAGCGCACATCGAGTGGGCAGGGGGCAGTCATATGGCACGTATCGGGCGAAGGGGTTTCGTGGCAGCCGCCGCCGGAGCGCTGTCCGCGCTGGCGGCGACGGGGGACGCGGCCGCTGCGTCAGATCGGCCGGCCGCCGCACCGCCGCGCACCAGCGCCGAACGGCGCGAATTCCGCGGGATGTGGCTGGCTTCGGTCGGCAACCGGGACTGGCCGTCGGCGCCCGGCCTCAGCGCCGCGGCGCAGCGCGCCGAGCTGCTCGCCCACCTCGACAGTGCGGTCGCCCGCCGGCTGAATGTGGTGATCTTCCAAGTGAGGCCTACGGCGGACGCGCTGTGGCCGTCCCCGCACGAGCCCTGGAGCCAGTATCTGAGCGGCGTCCAGGGCAGGAATCCCGGCTGGGACCCGCTCGGTACGGCGGTGACCGAGGCCCACCGCCGCGGTCTCCAGCTGCACGCCTGGTTCAACCCCTACCGGGTGGCGAACCACACCGACCCCTCACTGCTGGTCCCGAACCACCCCGCCCGGCGGAACCCCGGCTGGATCCTGCCCTACGGCGGCAAGCTGTACTACAACCCCGGCATCCCCGAGGTCCGCCGCTTCGTCCAGGACGCGATGATGGACGCCGTCCGCCGGTACGCCGTCGACGCGGTGCACTTCGACGACTACTTCTACCCGTATCCCGTCGCGGGACAGGTCTTCCGGGACGACGCCACGTATGCCCGCTACGGTGCCGGACACCCGGACAAGGCCTCCTGGCGGCGCAGCAACATCGACCGGCTGGTGAGCGAGATGGCCGCCCGTATCACCAAGGCCAAGCCCGGCGTCCGCTTCGGGATCAGCCCGTTCGGCGTGTGGCGCAATTCCGCGACCGACCCGCGCGGCTCGGCGACCGCCGCCGGTGTCCAGACCTACGACGCCCTGCACGCCGACACCCGCACATGGGTCCGGAAGGGCTGGATCGACTACGTCGTTCCGCAGGTCTACTGGAACATCGGCTTCCAGGCCGCCGACTATGCGGCCCTGGTTCCCTGGTGGGCGGATGTCGCCCGGGGGACCGGCGTCGACCTGTACATCGGCGAAGCGCTGTACAAAGCGGGCATGCCCGGTCAGCCCGCGCCCTGGCAGGATCCGGCGGAGCTGTCCAGGCACCTCACCTTCGCCCGGCGGTACGCGACGGTCCGCGGCCACTGCTTCTTCTCGGCGAAAGAGGTCATGACGGATCCGGCCGGGGCGATGGCAAAGGTGGTCGCCGACCACTATCCGACCCGGGTGAGGCCCCCGAGCTGATCAGGTCTGCTCGTGGTGGCGTACGACGGTGTCGGGACCGGGGGACATCAGCGCCTCGTGCCCGTCCTCGAAGCGGACGCGGAACGGGGGGTTGCCCTCAGGGCCCAGCACCTCGACGACTTCGGCGACCTTGTCGTGCTGTCCCACGATCCTGCCGTGCATCAGCAGCTTGTCGCCCACGTTCGCTTGCATCTGGGAGTGACCTCCTCGAAGAGGTTGGTCGTGCCTGACTTCGAGTCTACGGCCGGGGCCGCGAGTCGCACCTCCGGCTCCGCCCGTGGTCGTTTGCCCCTTCAACCGCTGGTGCGCTGGGTGACGGCGATGCAGACCAGCACCGCGACCGCGGCGAGCGGAGCAGCCGGGGAGAGCCGCTCGCCGAGCAGGGACACGGACCACACGAGAGTGAGCAGCGGCTGGGCCAGCTGAAGCTGGCTGGCCTTCGCGATCCCGATCTGCGCCATCCCGCGGTACCAGACGTACAGACCGAAGAACGTCGAGCCGGCCGCGACCCACAGCAGGCCGATCACGCCGTGCGTCCCGAGGCGCACCGGCTCGAAGGCGAGCGCGACGGCCGATCCGGCGACGGCGAGCGGCAGGCACAGCATCAGCGCCCAGCCGATCACCTGCCAGCCCGGCATCACCGCGGCCAGTCGGCCGCCCTCGGTGTAGCCGGCGGCGCACACCAGCAGCGCGCCGAAGAGATACAGGTCACCGGTGTGCAGCGCACCACCGCTCTGCTGGACGGTGAAGGCGAGCACCACGCCGGCACCGGCGAGCGCCGCGGCCCAGAAGGTGCGGGAGGGACGGCGGCGGGTGCGCAGGGCGGCGAAGGCCGCAGTGGTCAGCGGCAGCAGTCCCACCACCACGGCGGCGTGGGCGGAGGTGGAGGTCTGCA encodes:
- a CDS encoding 3-hydroxybutyryl-CoA dehydrogenase; amino-acid sequence: MADIARVGVVGCGQMGAGIAEVCARSGLEVKVAETTGEALEIGRTRLHNSLSKAAERGKITEAERDATLERLTFTTDLGEFADRDLVIEAVVENEQVKTEIFQILDQVVTRQDAILASNTSSIPLVKLAVATSRPDQVIGIHFFNPAPVQKLVELIPALTTSEETVKRSEAVVQRVLDKHPIRAQDRSGFVVNALLIPYLLSAIRMFESGIASREDIDNGMEMGCAHPMGPLKLSDLIGLDTVASVADSMYAEFKEPLYAAPPLLQRMVDAGRLGRKTGSGFYPYS
- a CDS encoding glycoside hydrolase family 10 protein, producing the protein MARIGRRGFVAAAAGALSALAATGDAAAASDRPAAAPPRTSAERREFRGMWLASVGNRDWPSAPGLSAAAQRAELLAHLDSAVARRLNVVIFQVRPTADALWPSPHEPWSQYLSGVQGRNPGWDPLGTAVTEAHRRGLQLHAWFNPYRVANHTDPSLLVPNHPARRNPGWILPYGGKLYYNPGIPEVRRFVQDAMMDAVRRYAVDAVHFDDYFYPYPVAGQVFRDDATYARYGAGHPDKASWRRSNIDRLVSEMAARITKAKPGVRFGISPFGVWRNSATDPRGSATAAGVQTYDALHADTRTWVRKGWIDYVVPQVYWNIGFQAADYAALVPWWADVARGTGVDLYIGEALYKAGMPGQPAPWQDPAELSRHLTFARRYATVRGHCFFSAKEVMTDPAGAMAKVVADHYPTRVRPPS
- a CDS encoding DUF1918 domain-containing protein; this encodes MQANVGDKLLMHGRIVGQHDKVAEVVEVLGPEGNPPFRVRFEDGHEALMSPGPDTVVRHHEQT
- a CDS encoding DMT family transporter, which produces MTVQDSATPTTSIAVSSGTLLAALGVVAFSLTFPATVWGMESFGPWSLVAVRSVLAALVAGGFLLALRVPVPHRRHWAPLAVVAGGVVVGFPLLTTLALQTSTSAHAAVVVGLLPLTTAAFAALRTRRRPSRTFWAAALAGAGVVLAFTVQQSGGALHTGDLYLFGALLVCAAGYTEGGRLAAVMPGWQVIGWALMLCLPLAVAGSAVALAFEPVRLGTHGVIGLLWVAAGSTFFGLYVWYRGMAQIGIAKASQLQLAQPLLTLVWSVSLLGERLSPAAPLAAVAVLVCIAVTQRTSG